The Deinococcus sonorensis KR-87 genome includes a window with the following:
- a CDS encoding response regulator, with protein MHTPIEILLVEDNEPDILLTQEAFEDARIANHLHVARDGVEAMAFLRREPPFQDAPRPDVVLLDINMPRKSGLEVLEEVKQDHDLRHIPVVILTTSQADEDILRSYQGHASSYIVKPVGFENFYQAIRAFENYWLSFVRFPPR; from the coding sequence ATGCACACCCCGATTGAAATTCTGCTGGTCGAGGACAATGAACCGGATATCCTGCTGACCCAGGAAGCCTTCGAAGACGCCCGCATCGCCAACCACCTGCATGTGGCCCGTGACGGCGTGGAGGCGATGGCCTTCCTGCGCCGCGAGCCGCCGTTTCAGGACGCGCCCCGGCCCGACGTGGTGCTGCTGGACATCAACATGCCGCGCAAGAGCGGGCTGGAGGTGCTGGAGGAGGTCAAGCAGGACCACGACCTGCGGCATATCCCGGTGGTGATCCTGACCACCTCGCAGGCCGACGAGGACATCCTGCGCTCGTACCAGGGGCACGCCAGCAGCTACATCGTCAAGCCGGTGGGCTTCGAGAACTTCTATCAGGCGATCCGGGCCTTCGAGAACTACTGGCTGAGCTTCGTGCGCTTTCCCCCCAGGTAA
- a CDS encoding PAS domain S-box protein: MPGPDDTASGLSDLPLQLTADGAGWLLEQLPQGVLVQDGQGRPTGLNRAGQRLLGFGLEQLQAWPPAGLRLSGPDGRPLSGPEFPSMVALRERRPVQNMVVALEQQGERRWLRMNAVPQQVAGSVEMGVVFTLFEDITEWYQTQQRLVESEERYRSLVEATEQYVWTNTPDGHLVGEQPGWSALTGMTEVEYQGHGWLAAIHPDDRERTEQAWAQAVAGLRIYNVEHRVRTRSGEYRTFHARAVPRLDQHGQLREWIGLHTDISGLKAAQDQLRQLNSELEGRVEERTRALSELSRFNTLLLAAAGEGVFGLNPDGSTRFANPAAAAMLGYTVQELEGVNMHQQVHQRYPDGQPYPPEQCPVHQVLRDGQTRRMTGEVFWRKDGSAVPVEYVTTALRDEAGEVVGAVVLFQDVTEALEAQAALQTAIQELRRSNQELEQFAYVASHDLQEPLRTLGSYAELLGRRYQGQLDPRADQYLVYMQDAVGRMRQLITDLLTFSRVGRTDTPHRAVALDEVMETVAASLALTLQERSAQLVWEDLPMVDGIGSQMVQLMTNLVSNALKFGREGVPPVVRVTARREGDRAHLQVQDNGIGMEAEYHDRVFGLFQRLHRRDQYEGTGLGLAICRKIVEMHGGRIWLESEVGVGTTVHFTLPLAGEPHDEAAVAT, translated from the coding sequence ATGCCTGGCCCGGATGACACGGCCTCCGGCCTGAGTGATCTGCCGCTGCAGCTGACAGCAGACGGGGCCGGCTGGCTGCTGGAGCAGCTGCCGCAGGGGGTACTGGTGCAGGACGGCCAGGGGCGGCCCACCGGCCTGAACCGGGCGGGCCAGCGGCTGCTGGGCTTCGGGCTGGAGCAGCTGCAGGCGTGGCCTCCGGCGGGCCTGCGGCTGTCCGGCCCGGACGGCAGGCCGCTGTCCGGCCCGGAGTTTCCCTCGATGGTGGCGCTGCGCGAGCGTCGGCCGGTGCAGAACATGGTGGTGGCGCTGGAACAGCAGGGGGAGCGCCGCTGGCTGCGCATGAACGCGGTGCCGCAGCAGGTGGCCGGCAGCGTGGAGATGGGCGTGGTGTTCACGCTGTTCGAGGACATCACCGAGTGGTACCAGACCCAGCAGCGGCTGGTGGAGAGCGAGGAGCGCTACCGCAGTCTGGTGGAGGCCACCGAGCAGTACGTCTGGACCAACACCCCGGACGGGCATCTGGTGGGCGAGCAGCCCGGCTGGAGCGCCCTGACCGGCATGACCGAGGTGGAGTACCAGGGCCACGGCTGGCTGGCCGCCATCCACCCGGACGACCGCGAGCGCACCGAGCAGGCCTGGGCACAGGCGGTGGCGGGGCTGCGGATCTACAACGTGGAGCACCGGGTCCGGACCCGCAGCGGCGAGTACCGTACCTTTCACGCACGCGCCGTGCCGCGGCTGGACCAGCACGGTCAACTGCGCGAGTGGATCGGCCTGCACACCGACATCAGCGGCCTGAAGGCGGCTCAGGATCAGCTGCGTCAGCTGAACAGTGAGCTGGAAGGCCGGGTCGAGGAGCGGACCCGGGCGCTCTCGGAGCTGAGCCGCTTCAACACGCTGCTGCTGGCCGCTGCCGGCGAGGGGGTCTTCGGGCTGAATCCGGACGGCAGCACCCGCTTTGCTAACCCCGCGGCGGCCGCCATGCTCGGCTACACGGTGCAGGAGCTGGAGGGCGTGAACATGCACCAGCAGGTTCATCAGCGCTATCCGGACGGCCAGCCGTATCCGCCGGAGCAGTGTCCGGTGCATCAGGTGCTGCGCGACGGCCAGACCCGGCGCATGACCGGCGAGGTGTTCTGGCGCAAGGACGGGTCGGCCGTGCCCGTCGAATACGTGACGACCGCGCTGCGCGATGAGGCGGGCGAGGTGGTCGGGGCGGTGGTGCTGTTTCAGGACGTGACCGAGGCCCTGGAGGCCCAGGCCGCGCTGCAGACGGCCATTCAGGAACTGCGCCGCAGCAACCAGGAACTGGAGCAGTTCGCGTACGTGGCGAGCCACGACCTGCAGGAGCCGCTGCGTACGCTGGGCAGCTACGCCGAGCTGCTGGGACGGCGCTACCAGGGGCAGCTGGACCCGCGCGCCGATCAGTACCTGGTGTACATGCAGGACGCGGTGGGGCGTATGCGGCAGCTGATCACCGACCTGCTGACCTTCTCGCGGGTGGGGCGCACCGACACGCCCCACCGGGCGGTGGCGCTGGACGAGGTGATGGAGACGGTGGCGGCCTCGCTGGCACTCACCCTGCAGGAGCGTTCGGCCCAGCTGGTCTGGGAGGACCTGCCAATGGTGGATGGGATCGGCAGCCAGATGGTGCAGCTGATGACCAACCTGGTGTCGAACGCGCTCAAGTTCGGCCGCGAGGGGGTGCCGCCGGTGGTGCGGGTCACGGCCCGGCGCGAGGGTGACCGGGCGCACCTGCAGGTGCAGGACAATGGCATCGGCATGGAAGCGGAGTACCACGACCGCGTATTTGGACTGTTCCAGCGGCTGCACCGCCGTGACCAGTACGAGGGCACCGGCCTGGGGCTGGCCATCTGCCGCAAGATCGTGGAAATGCATGGGGGCAGAATCTGGTTAGAATCTGAAGTTGGAGTCGGGACCACTGTACACTTCACCTTGCCACTGGCGGGTGAACCCCATGATGAGGCAGCAGTGGCAACCTGA
- a CDS encoding response regulator transcription factor: MTSQCILVVEDDLDIANVLRMDLEDAGFTVVHADAAMTGLIRAREVNPDLILLDLGLPDFDGGDVVQRLRKNSSVPIIVLTARDTVDEKVRLLGLGADDYVIKPFHPDELMARVKVQLRQRGSESLSLGELELDPQKRLARYKEDELRLSPKEFEILALLMRQPGRVYSRQEIGQEIWQGRLPEGSNVVDVHMANLRAKLRDMEGYGLLRTVRGVGYALRG; this comes from the coding sequence GTGACCAGTCAATGCATTCTTGTGGTCGAGGACGACCTCGACATTGCCAATGTGCTCCGTATGGACCTGGAGGACGCCGGCTTCACGGTGGTCCACGCCGACGCCGCCATGACCGGCCTGATCCGGGCCCGCGAGGTCAACCCGGACCTGATCCTGCTGGACCTGGGCCTCCCGGACTTCGATGGCGGCGACGTGGTGCAGCGGCTGCGCAAGAACAGCAGCGTGCCGATCATCGTGCTGACGGCCCGCGACACGGTGGACGAGAAGGTCCGGCTGCTGGGGCTGGGCGCCGACGACTACGTGATCAAGCCGTTCCACCCGGACGAGCTGATGGCGCGCGTCAAGGTGCAGCTGCGCCAGCGCGGCAGCGAGTCGCTGTCACTGGGGGAGCTGGAGCTGGACCCGCAGAAGCGGCTGGCCCGCTACAAGGAAGACGAGCTGCGGCTGTCGCCCAAGGAGTTTGAGATCCTGGCGCTGCTGATGCGGCAGCCGGGCCGGGTGTACTCGCGCCAGGAGATCGGCCAGGAGATCTGGCAGGGACGCCTGCCCGAGGGCAGCAACGTGGTGGACGTGCACATGGCCAACCTCAGGGCCAAGCTGCGCGACATGGAGGGCTACGGCCTGCTGCGGACCGTGCGCGGCGTGGGTTATGCACTGCGCGGATGA
- a CDS encoding ribonuclease J, producing the protein MNKQDNAQAGPAGHLEVIPLGGMGEIGKNMFAYRYDDEIMVVDGGLAFPDSLQPGVDLIIPRIDYLQQNAALIQGWVLTHGHEDHIGGLPYILPRLPRVPTYGAKLTLGLVREKLNEYGVGEADTDLREVTAGTTVRIGKHFVVEFVRMTHSIPDNFGYILHTPVGQVVHTGDFKLDEHPTDGQPSDLARLERAGDSGVLLLISDSTNAERPGTTTSEAEVARNMEALIAQCRGRVFVSTFASQVHRLQNIVQIAERLGRRVVIEGRSMVKYAQIAEQLGYMQFKEPLLASEDIGDLQDSQVLFLCTGSQGQPMSVLSRLALGTHAKIALRRGDSVVLSSNPIPGNEEAVNLVVNKLYEIGVDVYYPPTYRIHASGHGSQDELLQVLQLTRPKYFLPWHGEPRHQINHARIAQTIPQPPQRTLVAKNGDVVRLMENEFRVTGTVPAGAVYVDGLGVGDIGDDIMLERLGMSQEGVLVVTALLHPTPHVDLVSRGFVKSNRELDGQIRKVALDALEAGLRDKKRPEDLRDDLYGSVRRFVRKATGRNPVLIPLLVD; encoded by the coding sequence ATGAACAAACAGGACAACGCCCAGGCGGGCCCGGCCGGACATCTGGAAGTGATTCCGCTGGGGGGCATGGGCGAGATCGGCAAGAACATGTTCGCCTACCGGTACGACGACGAGATCATGGTGGTGGACGGCGGGCTGGCCTTCCCCGATTCGCTACAGCCGGGCGTGGACCTGATCATTCCGCGCATCGACTACCTGCAGCAGAACGCCGCACTGATCCAGGGCTGGGTGCTGACGCACGGCCACGAGGACCACATCGGCGGGCTGCCGTACATCCTGCCGCGGCTGCCGCGCGTGCCGACCTACGGCGCCAAGCTGACGCTGGGACTGGTGCGTGAGAAGCTCAACGAATACGGCGTGGGCGAGGCCGACACCGACCTGCGTGAAGTGACGGCCGGCACCACGGTGCGGATCGGCAAGCACTTCGTGGTGGAGTTCGTGCGGATGACGCACAGCATTCCCGACAACTTCGGGTACATCCTGCACACCCCGGTGGGGCAGGTGGTGCACACCGGCGACTTCAAGCTGGACGAGCACCCCACCGACGGACAGCCGAGCGATCTGGCGAGGCTGGAGCGGGCCGGCGACAGCGGCGTGCTGCTGCTGATCAGTGACAGCACCAACGCTGAGCGTCCCGGCACCACCACCAGCGAGGCCGAGGTGGCCCGCAACATGGAGGCGCTGATCGCGCAGTGCCGCGGCCGGGTGTTTGTGTCCACCTTCGCCTCGCAGGTGCACCGCCTGCAGAACATCGTGCAGATCGCGGAGCGGCTGGGCCGCCGGGTGGTGATCGAGGGGCGCAGCATGGTCAAGTACGCCCAGATCGCCGAGCAGCTCGGGTACATGCAGTTCAAGGAGCCGCTGCTGGCCAGCGAGGACATCGGCGACCTGCAGGACTCGCAGGTGCTATTCCTGTGCACCGGCAGCCAGGGCCAGCCGATGAGCGTGCTGTCGCGGCTGGCCCTGGGCACCCACGCCAAGATCGCGCTGCGGCGCGGCGACAGCGTGGTGCTGAGCAGCAACCCGATTCCCGGCAACGAGGAAGCGGTCAATCTGGTGGTCAATAAGCTGTACGAGATCGGGGTGGACGTGTACTACCCGCCCACCTACCGCATCCACGCGTCCGGGCACGGCAGCCAGGACGAACTGCTGCAGGTGCTGCAGCTGACGCGGCCCAAGTACTTCCTGCCGTGGCACGGCGAGCCGCGTCACCAGATCAACCACGCCCGTATCGCCCAGACCATTCCGCAGCCGCCGCAGCGCACGCTGGTGGCCAAGAACGGCGACGTGGTGCGGCTGATGGAGAACGAGTTCCGGGTGACCGGCACCGTGCCGGCCGGGGCCGTGTACGTGGACGGACTGGGCGTGGGCGACATCGGTGACGACATCATGCTGGAGCGGCTGGGCATGAGCCAGGAGGGGGTGCTGGTGGTGACGGCGCTGCTGCACCCCACCCCGCACGTGGATCTGGTGTCGCGCGGCTTCGTCAAGAGCAACCGCGAACTGGACGGGCAGATCCGCAAGGTGGCCCTGGACGCCCTGGAAGCGGGCCTGCGCGACAAGAAGCGTCCTGAGGACCTGCGCGACGACCTGTACGGCTCGGTGCGGCGCTTCGTGCGCAAGGCCACCGGGCGTAACCCGGTGCTGATTCCGCTGCTGGTGGACTGA
- a CDS encoding VanW family protein, translating to MPRAFPLLLALTLMLGPAAAQQDPSGSSVVVPALPPSATTPSVPSEPVAPDPEPLTPSTPPAEETPSVPSVPAPSTPAPSTPAPSTPSAPAPLPSPASAQALQVVFEAPLKVLQDGQPVTASVRRTLTLPAERMAVLRQRGVITPSLEADLQTFLRSIPSKPQDARFEELTTGWALVQRDGYTVDLEQARARVLAALQQPATRSVTFSGRATAPARTLDYFVKRGLTAHLATGETNYYGSSAARITNIHVGTSKFQDRLFEGKTFSFNRMLGDINAANGFVPGLVIAGERTASGLGGGICQVSSTVFRALYLAGLPVVERRNHSYQVHYYDPQGLDATIYQPSQDLRFANDTGGALWLQADWDDKRAQLRVHVFGRPRDFTVQLGTPRTLSSTPAPADRLIADSSLPAGTRQQVDWAAPGAVIEVQRRFVRNGQVVRSDTLRSSYRPWPNIYLVGTKK from the coding sequence ATGCCGCGTGCCTTTCCCCTGCTTCTTGCCCTGACCCTGATGCTCGGCCCGGCGGCCGCCCAGCAGGACCCGTCCGGTTCCTCGGTGGTGGTGCCGGCCCTGCCCCCATCGGCCACCACTCCGTCGGTGCCCTCCGAGCCGGTTGCTCCGGACCCGGAACCGCTGACGCCGTCTACGCCACCCGCCGAAGAGACGCCGTCGGTGCCCAGCGTGCCTGCACCCAGCACCCCAGCCCCGAGCACGCCGGCGCCCAGCACCCCCAGCGCGCCGGCCCCTCTCCCCTCCCCCGCCTCGGCTCAGGCATTGCAGGTGGTGTTTGAGGCGCCGCTCAAGGTGCTGCAGGATGGACAGCCGGTGACGGCCTCAGTGCGGCGCACGCTCACGCTGCCGGCCGAGCGCATGGCCGTGCTGCGCCAGCGCGGTGTGATCACCCCGAGCCTGGAAGCCGATCTGCAGACCTTCCTGCGTTCGATTCCCAGCAAGCCTCAGGACGCCCGCTTCGAGGAACTGACCACCGGTTGGGCCCTGGTGCAGCGTGACGGCTACACGGTGGACCTGGAGCAGGCCCGCGCCCGGGTGCTGGCTGCCCTGCAGCAGCCTGCCACCCGCAGCGTGACGTTCAGCGGCCGTGCCACGGCCCCGGCCCGCACCCTCGATTACTTCGTGAAGCGTGGTCTCACCGCCCACCTTGCCACCGGCGAGACCAACTACTACGGCTCCAGCGCGGCCCGCATCACCAACATCCACGTGGGCACTAGCAAATTCCAGGACCGCCTGTTCGAGGGCAAGACCTTCTCCTTCAACCGGATGCTGGGCGACATCAACGCCGCCAACGGCTTTGTACCGGGGCTGGTCATTGCGGGTGAGCGCACCGCCAGCGGGCTGGGCGGCGGCATCTGTCAGGTGAGCAGCACCGTGTTCCGTGCGCTGTATCTGGCTGGGCTGCCGGTGGTGGAGCGGCGCAACCACAGTTATCAGGTGCACTACTACGATCCGCAGGGCCTGGACGCCACCATCTACCAGCCGAGCCAGGACCTGCGCTTCGCCAACGACACCGGCGGCGCGTTGTGGCTGCAGGCCGACTGGGACGACAAGCGGGCCCAGCTGCGGGTACACGTCTTCGGTCGGCCGCGTGACTTCACGGTCCAGCTCGGCACCCCGCGCACGCTCAGCAGCACGCCCGCACCGGCCGACCGTCTGATTGCTGATTCCTCCCTGCCAGCCGGAACCCGTCAACAGGTGGACTGGGCGGCGCCGGGCGCCGTGATCGAGGTGCAGCGTCGGTTCGTCCGGAACGGCCAGGTGGTGCGGAGCGATACCCTGCGCAGCAGCTACCGTCCCTGGCCGAACATCTACTTGGTGGGCACCAAGAAATAA
- a CDS encoding ParB/RepB/Spo0J family partition protein yields MSRKSSPAKASLGRGLDALLARPASRASIQTLALDRIVRAEYQPRTVFEPEALAELAQSIRDKGVLQPLLVRPRGEGFEIVAGERRWRAAQLAGLSEVPVVIRDLADREALEIAIVENLQREDLGPLEEARAYQALLDQGLNQEGVAQAVGKGRSTVANALRLLQLPERALRALEAGEISAGHARAVLALPEGDRAWALEQILGRKLSVREAEALKRDARAPVTPVKVNPPSPWRQMELTLSRRTGTKVKIQGDDRGRIELNFASREELDRLLALLGLNDDAEA; encoded by the coding sequence GTGTCGAGAAAATCTAGCCCGGCCAAGGCCAGCCTGGGCCGTGGCCTGGACGCCCTGCTGGCCCGTCCGGCCAGCCGCGCCAGCATCCAGACGCTGGCGCTGGACCGCATCGTGCGGGCCGAGTATCAGCCGCGTACCGTCTTCGAGCCGGAGGCGCTGGCCGAACTGGCGCAGAGCATTCGCGACAAGGGTGTGCTGCAGCCGCTGTTGGTCCGGCCGCGCGGTGAGGGCTTCGAGATTGTGGCGGGCGAGCGGCGCTGGCGGGCGGCCCAACTGGCCGGCCTGAGCGAGGTGCCGGTGGTGATCCGTGACCTCGCGGACCGTGAGGCGCTGGAAATCGCCATCGTGGAGAACCTGCAGCGCGAGGACCTGGGGCCGCTGGAGGAGGCGCGCGCCTATCAGGCGCTGCTGGATCAGGGGCTCAACCAGGAGGGGGTGGCGCAGGCTGTCGGCAAGGGCCGCAGCACCGTGGCCAATGCCCTGCGGCTGCTGCAGCTGCCGGAGCGGGCGCTGCGGGCCCTGGAGGCGGGCGAGATCAGCGCTGGGCACGCCCGGGCCGTTCTGGCACTGCCGGAAGGCGACCGGGCCTGGGCGCTGGAGCAGATCCTGGGCCGCAAGCTGAGCGTGCGGGAGGCGGAAGCGCTCAAACGTGACGCTCGGGCGCCCGTTACTCCGGTCAAGGTGAATCCGCCCAGTCCCTGGCGTCAGATGGAGCTGACGCTCAGCCGCCGCACCGGCACCAAGGTCAAGATTCAGGGCGACGACCGGGGCCGCATTGAGCTGAACTTCGCGTCCCGCGAGGAGCTGGACCGGCTGCTGGCACTGCTGGGCCTCAACGACGACGCCGAAGCCTGA
- a CDS encoding ParA family protein yields MKILGIVNQKGGVGKTTTAINLAAYLAAGGRRVLLVDMDPQGNATSGLGLRGAEEGLYQALTEPAQAARYVQPSGQPNLDLLPATPDLAGAGVELAEDSGALKEVLAALNDYDLVVIDAPPSLGPLTINVLAAADALIIPLQAEYYALEGLAGLTETVERVREALNPSLRVLGVAITMFDGRTNLAQEVEQSVRGHFGELVFWSVVPRNVRLSEAPSFAKPINAFAPLSSGAAAYKRLSEEVMQRVEKI; encoded by the coding sequence ATGAAGATTCTCGGCATCGTCAACCAGAAGGGCGGGGTGGGCAAGACCACCACCGCCATCAACCTGGCGGCATATCTGGCGGCAGGCGGGCGGCGGGTGCTGCTGGTCGACATGGACCCACAGGGCAACGCCACCAGCGGACTCGGCCTCCGTGGAGCAGAGGAGGGGCTCTATCAGGCCCTGACCGAGCCCGCCCAGGCGGCCCGCTACGTACAGCCGAGCGGCCAGCCGAACCTGGACCTGCTGCCGGCAACGCCGGATCTCGCCGGTGCTGGTGTGGAACTGGCCGAGGACAGCGGCGCCCTGAAGGAAGTGCTGGCCGCCCTGAACGACTACGACCTGGTGGTCATTGACGCGCCCCCCAGCCTGGGGCCGCTGACCATCAACGTGCTGGCTGCCGCCGACGCCCTAATTATCCCGCTGCAGGCCGAGTATTACGCGCTGGAGGGGCTGGCGGGCCTGACCGAGACGGTGGAACGGGTGCGCGAGGCGCTCAACCCCTCGCTGCGGGTGCTGGGGGTAGCGATCACCATGTTTGACGGCCGCACCAATCTGGCGCAGGAGGTGGAGCAGAGCGTGCGCGGCCACTTCGGGGAGCTGGTGTTCTGGAGTGTGGTGCCGCGCAACGTGCGGCTGTCGGAGGCGCCCAGCTTCGCCAAGCCGATCAACGCGTTTGCGCCGCTCTCCAGCGGGGCGGCGGCCTACAAGCGGCTCAGCGAGGAGGTGATGCAGCGTGTCGAGAAAATCTAG
- the rsmG gene encoding 16S rRNA (guanine(527)-N(7))-methyltransferase RsmG has translation MTPDGEALFLQAAGQLGLDVAGQLPAFATFQRLLVEVGRHTNLTALLDEPDIILKHFVDSLSCTVGGHLTGELTVLDLGTGAGFPGLPLAIQHPGLQLTLLDATRRKIEFVQQVTAALSLPNATALVGRAETLGRDASHRGRYDRVVTRAVSALPVLAELSLPLLREGGALLAQKGPIQPEELEAGQRVAELLGGELQTVERFTLPVLNDPRSLVVIRKVAATPERYPRREGVPAKHPLS, from the coding sequence GTGACGCCCGACGGTGAGGCACTGTTCCTGCAGGCGGCAGGCCAGCTGGGGCTGGACGTGGCCGGGCAGCTGCCGGCCTTCGCGACCTTCCAGCGTCTGTTGGTGGAGGTGGGCCGGCACACCAACCTGACGGCCCTGCTGGACGAGCCGGACATCATCCTCAAACACTTCGTGGACTCGCTGAGCTGCACGGTGGGGGGCCACTTGACGGGTGAGCTTACGGTCCTGGACCTGGGCACCGGAGCCGGTTTTCCTGGCCTGCCACTCGCGATCCAGCATCCAGGCCTGCAGCTGACCCTGCTGGATGCCACGCGTCGCAAGATCGAGTTCGTGCAACAGGTGACGGCGGCCCTGAGCCTCCCAAATGCCACGGCGCTGGTGGGCCGTGCCGAGACCCTGGGCCGTGACGCCAGCCACCGGGGGCGCTACGACCGCGTGGTGACCCGCGCGGTCAGTGCCCTGCCCGTGCTGGCCGAACTGTCGCTGCCGCTGCTGCGGGAGGGCGGCGCGCTGCTGGCCCAGAAAGGGCCGATACAGCCAGAAGAGCTGGAGGCTGGCCAGCGTGTTGCCGAGTTGCTGGGCGGTGAACTGCAGACGGTGGAGCGCTTCACCCTGCCTGTACTGAACGATCCGCGCAGCCTGGTGGTGATCCGGAAAGTGGCCGCCACGCCGGAGCGCTATCCGCGCCGTGAGGGTGTGCCCGCCAAACATCCGCTATCCTGA
- the mnmG gene encoding tRNA uridine-5-carboxymethylaminomethyl(34) synthesis enzyme MnmG — MRKSEAQIWNVVVIGGGHAGIEAAWAAARFAPVALVVGNPATIGRMPCNPAVGGPGKSQLVAELTALGGLMGRVADETAIHTRMLNASKGPAVQSLRVQNERDGYASRAQEHVLGHPDIHIIRAEAADLEPDGEGWQVVMVDGRRVRGRTVVIAAGTFLQAQTWYGRQTRPEGRQGEPPARFLSQALRRGGHPLKRYKTGTPPRVRADSVDFEALLEIPADPQPQTFTGRPGPRASESPTWQTHTTARTHTLIHDNLHHSPMYAGDIEGLGPRYCPSIEDKVVRFAHHDRHLLFVEPDGIQTSEVYLQGFSSSLPPALQDQLVRTLPGFERAVIQRYAYAVEYDVIDSLDLTLNLESRHMPGIYTAGQLNGTSGYEEAAAQGLVAGTAAARRGLGLDTPALPRESGYIGVMLDDLVHKGSDEPYRMMTSRVEHRLLCRQDNADQRLSAWGHQLGLLSDAALQQVQQKYRRIEDARQALAAQRKDGITADGWLRRPEVQLADLDALGFALPSLSAQERESLQVQVKYAGYIERAQRQLDGEQRAQQLSVQHLDFATVPALSNEARERLQRARPTTLAQAGRLPGVRHSDISALLVHLRSAPPVSRET; from the coding sequence ATGCGCAAGAGTGAGGCCCAGATCTGGAATGTGGTGGTCATCGGCGGAGGGCACGCCGGCATTGAGGCCGCCTGGGCGGCGGCCCGCTTCGCGCCAGTGGCCCTGGTGGTGGGCAATCCCGCGACCATCGGCCGCATGCCGTGTAACCCGGCGGTGGGCGGCCCTGGCAAGAGTCAGCTGGTGGCCGAGTTGACGGCGCTGGGCGGCCTGATGGGCCGGGTCGCCGATGAAACCGCCATTCACACCCGGATGCTGAACGCCAGCAAGGGGCCGGCAGTCCAGTCGCTGCGGGTGCAGAACGAACGCGACGGATACGCCTCGCGCGCTCAGGAGCACGTGCTCGGCCACCCGGACATCCACATCATTCGTGCCGAGGCGGCCGACCTGGAGCCGGACGGTGAAGGGTGGCAGGTGGTGATGGTGGACGGCCGACGGGTGCGGGGCCGCACGGTGGTGATCGCGGCCGGCACGTTTCTGCAGGCACAGACCTGGTATGGCCGCCAGACGCGGCCGGAAGGTCGTCAGGGCGAGCCGCCCGCACGGTTTCTGTCGCAGGCGCTCCGGCGGGGCGGACACCCGCTCAAGCGGTACAAGACCGGCACGCCACCCCGGGTCCGAGCCGACTCGGTTGATTTTGAAGCGCTGCTGGAAATTCCAGCGGATCCACAGCCGCAGACCTTCACCGGGCGGCCTGGACCGCGGGCCAGCGAGTCCCCCACTTGGCAGACCCATACCACGGCCCGGACGCACACGCTGATTCACGACAATCTGCACCACTCGCCGATGTATGCGGGCGACATTGAGGGCCTGGGCCCGCGCTATTGCCCCAGCATCGAGGACAAGGTGGTGCGGTTCGCTCACCATGACCGGCACCTGCTGTTCGTGGAACCGGACGGGATTCAGACCAGCGAGGTGTACCTGCAGGGCTTTTCCAGCAGCCTGCCACCGGCGCTGCAGGATCAGTTGGTCCGAACCCTTCCGGGGTTTGAGCGGGCGGTCATCCAGCGGTATGCCTACGCGGTTGAGTACGACGTCATAGATAGCCTGGACCTGACCCTCAATCTGGAGTCGCGCCACATGCCAGGCATCTACACCGCCGGCCAGCTGAATGGCACATCCGGCTACGAGGAGGCGGCGGCTCAGGGACTGGTGGCCGGAACAGCCGCGGCTCGGCGGGGACTCGGACTCGATACTCCGGCGCTCCCGCGCGAGAGCGGCTACATCGGTGTGATGCTGGACGATCTGGTCCATAAGGGCAGCGACGAGCCGTACCGCATGATGACCAGCCGGGTCGAACACCGCCTGCTGTGCCGACAGGACAACGCGGATCAGCGGCTCAGCGCCTGGGGTCATCAGCTCGGACTGCTGAGTGACGCGGCGCTGCAGCAGGTGCAGCAGAAATACCGGCGCATTGAGGACGCGCGGCAGGCGCTGGCCGCCCAACGCAAGGACGGCATCACGGCCGATGGCTGGTTGCGGCGTCCGGAGGTGCAGCTGGCAGATCTGGATGCGCTGGGGTTCGCGCTGCCATCGCTGAGTGCGCAGGAGCGCGAGAGCCTGCAGGTGCAGGTGAAGTACGCCGGCTACATCGAGCGGGCGCAGCGGCAGCTGGACGGGGAGCAGCGGGCGCAGCAGCTGAGTGTGCAGCACCTGGACTTCGCCACTGTCCCGGCGCTGTCGAATGAGGCCCGGGAGCGGTTGCAGCGGGCCCGGCCCACGACCCTGGCCCAGGCTGGCCGGCTGCCGGGCGTGCGTCACTCGGACATCAGTGCCCTGCTGGTTCACCTCCGCAGCGCTCCGCCTGTTTCACGGGAAACTTGA